In one window of Fulvia fulva chromosome 5, complete sequence DNA:
- a CDS encoding Annexin C1, giving the protein MSYYPPPGGPPPQGQYGYGGQPPYPPQQGGCPPPMNQQQYPQQGYGQQPPQGYGPPPGQGYGAPYGAPPPQGHSPYLPQGQGYGAPPPGQTPYGQQPPPQAGYGQPPPMGGYGQPPPQQGYGAPAGPPAMPSPGYDLRQRCPADMSHAADECRAAMKGFGTNEDRLIRALASVGPLEIEGLKVAYQQRHKRDLMKDVHSETSGYFREGLEAIIRGPLAQDCHVVKEAIAGAGTKESALDDVLLCRSNADMNAIKAHYQQMHRKSLESDVKGDLSAKTERMYDMVMAARREEESAPVLPQQIDTWVKDIYGATEGRTGTDQLTVCTILTSRSNGQIRAISQAYKQKYHKSLEDVIKKEFSGHMEDALLFMVGAATDPAKHDADRLEQAMAGMGTKDQALVRRIVAIHWDKQRLQQVKAAFKHFYKKDLAARVQSETSGDYKKLMVVLLSS; this is encoded by the exons ATGTCATATTACCCTCCACCCGGTGGCCCGCCTCCTCAGGGCCAGTATGGCTATGGAGGACAGCCAC CATATCCACCCCAACAAGGAGGCTGCCCACCACCAATGAATCAACAGCAGTATCCACAGCAAGGCTACGGCCAGCAACCTCCCCAAGGCTACGGTCCTCCTCCAGGTCAAGGTTATGGTGCACCATATGGCGCCCCTCCACCGCAAGGCCACTCACCATACCTACCTCAAGGCCAAGGCTATGGCGCGCCGCCTCCCGGCCAGACCCCTTATGGACAACAACCACCTCCTCAAGCTGGTTATGGCCAACCGCCTCCAATGGGTGGCTACGGTCAACCTCCGCCGCAACAGGGATACGGAGCACCGGCTGGTCCACCAGCAATGCCCTCGCCAGGCTACGATCTCAGACAGCGATGCCCAGCTGACATGTCACACGCAGCGGACGAATGCCGTGCGGCAATGAAGGGATTTGGTACGAATGAAGACCGACTTATTCGTGCCCTGGCATCCGTTGGACCACTGGAAATCGAGGGTTTGAAGGTCGCCTACCAACAACGACACAAGCGCGATCTCATGAAAGACGTCCACTCTGAGACTTCTGGATACTTCCGGGAAGGTCTAGAGGCCATAATTCGCGGTCCTCTCGCTCAGGATTGTCACGTAGTCAAGGAGGCTATTGCAGGTGCCGGAACAAAGGAGAGCGCACTCGACGATGTTCTGTTGTGTCGTTCGAACGCGGATATGAATGCGATCAAGGCGCACTATCAGCAGATGCACAGGAAGTCGCTCGAGAGTGATGTGAAAGGTGACCTTTCGGCGAAGACGGAAAGAATGTACGACATGGTCATGGCTGCAAGACGTGAAGAGGAGTCTGCGCCGGTTCTGCCGCAGCAGATCGATACTTGGGTCAAGGACATCTACGGCGCAACCGAGGGCCGCACCGGTACAGATCAACTCACTG TATGCACGATTCTTACCTCTAGGAGCAATGGTCAGATCCGCGCTATCAGCCAGGCATACAAGCAGAAGTACCACAAATCGCTGGAAGACGTGATCAAGAAGGAGTTCTCAGGACACATGGAAGACGCTCTGCTTTTCATGGTTGGCGCCGCCACCGATCCTGCAAAGCACGATGCCGACAGACTCGAGCAAGCTATGGCAGGGATGGGAACGAAAGACCAAGCCCTGGTCCGCCGCATAGTCGCCATTCACTGGGACAAGCAGCGCCTGCAGCAAGTAAAGGCTGCGTTCAAGCATTTCTACAAGAAGGATCTGGCTGCTCGCGTACAGAGCGAGACTTCTGGCGACTACAAGAAGCTCATGGTGGTACTGCTCTCTTCTTAG